The Pyricularia oryzae 70-15 chromosome 5, whole genome shotgun sequence genome includes a region encoding these proteins:
- a CDS encoding mitochondrial intermediate peptidase: MLKLLRPRPWVCNSCLNRVAFPKPYPVGSRSTRWLSTAQSAAPAVSIPPVNPVPADHTTSGTHDDALLGKIFDCSSAWRDFSARSAKFPTENAGLFRNAYLTSPDGFLTFAQSSLSKASAIVNRVLGASTIEEYKTIVRDLDRLSDLLCRVIDLSDFVRVTHPDVRIQRAASEAWYMVYQYMNQLNTMTGLNDQLGKAMENSDVTKTWSEEEMAVAQLLKLDFMKSAVNLPQAARDRFVDLSQRISEIGSDFVNEMAPEQRRVVLPSSKFQGMDPQIARRFTKHGYMQLPTMSGEAAAALRTVHDEETRKAVYLAIRTASSRSVGLLEALLKHRAELADLAGFESYGHMTLRDRMMAKTPESINKFLVELSKNNAPRVLQEVDSLLQEKKTLLASPSATLNPWDREYYIQRIRNAQGKNVKHDNFFASYFSVGRVMQGLSRLFTRLYGIRFVPRETLPGEKWHPDVRRLDVVSDTDGHVAVLYCDLFYREDKSPNPAHFTIRCSRAISEDEISEAAVSTSEGGPAFGSPESAANDGMAASRGASGGPLKQLPTIALVCDFPQRDNPLSGSKSKPASLTFASLETLFHEMGHAIHSVLARTSFQNVAGTRCATDLAELPSTLMEYFASDPSVLSLFARHAETDEPLDYDLLAERVRSRGRFEGCDTDYQIILAMLDQAYHSPLASSESFDTTRAYHDLQREHSPLGPDPSSTRWQGFFGHLFGYGSTYYSYLFDQVLAERAWKKVFSSGQDGAALSREAGEHLKESLLKWGGSREPWRCVSDVLRDERIAGGGEEAMALVGSWGTSNKSTMKH; encoded by the coding sequence ATGCTTAAGCTCCTCCGCCCTCGACCATGGGTTTGCAACAGCTGCCTTAACCGAGTGGCATTTCCAAAACCATACCCCGTCGGCAGTCGTAGCACAAGATGGCTGTCTACGGCGCAAAGTGCTGCTCCAGCGGTTTCGATTCCCCCCGTCAACCCGGTCCCCGCTGACCACACTACCAGCGGCACTCAcgacgacgccctcctcggcAAGATCTTTGACTGCTCTTCAGCATGGCGAGACTTCTCAGCGAGGTCGGCCAAGTTCCCCACGGAGAACGCAGGCCTCTTCCGGAACGCATATCTCACCAGCCCAGATGGTTTCCTCACGTTTGCGCAGTCGTCCCTCTCCAAGGCCTCTGCCATTGTGAATCGAGTGCTGGGCGCATCGACTATTGAAGAGTACAAGACCATAGTCAGGGACTTAGACAGGCTCAGCGATCTTCTTTGTCGCGTCATAGATCTCTCAGACTTTGTGAGGGTCACTCATCCCGACGTGCGCATCCAGAGGGCCGCTTCCGAGGCGTGGTACATGGTGTATCAGTACATGAACCAGCTCAACACCATGACGGGGCTCAACGATCAGCTGGGGAAGGCCATGGAGAACTCCGACGTGACCAAGACCTGGTCCGAAGAGGAGATGGCCGTGGCTCAGCTACTCAAATTGGACTTTATGAAATCGGCCGTCAACCTTCCGCAAGCCGCTCGGGACAGGTTCGTCGATCTGTCGCAGAGAATAAGCGAGATCGGGTCCGACTTTGTCAATGAGATGGCCCCTGAGCAACGCCGTGTGGTTCTCCCGAGCAGCAAGTTCCAGGGAATGGATCCACAAATCGCGCGCAGGTTCACTAAACATGGCTATATGCAGCTGCCCACGATGAGCGGTGAAGCAGCCGCCGCCTTGCGTACTGTTCACGACGAGGAGACCAGGAAGGCCGTTTATCTTGCCATCAGGACGGCATCAAGCCGGTCTGTCGGTCTGTTGGAGGCGCTGCTGAAGCACAGAGCCGAACTGGCCGATCTCGCTGGATTTGAAAGCTACGGCCACATGACCCTCCGAGATAGGATGATGGCCAAGACTCCGGAATCAATCAACAAATTCCTTGTTGAACTTTCCAAGAACAACGCGCCCAGGGTCCTGCAGGAGGTTGATAGCCTGTTGCAGGAGAAGAAGACTCTTCTCGCGTCTCCATCGGCGACGCTCAACCCATGGGACAGAGAATATTATATTCAACGTATAAGAAACGCCCAGGGCAAAAATGTGAAGCACGATAACTTCTTTGCTTCATACTTTTCCGTGGGCCGTGTCATGCAGGGCCTTTCGAGACTCTTCACTCGTCTATACGGCATTCGCTTTGTGCCGCGAGAGACGCTGCCGGGTGAGAAATGGCACCCCGATGTCCGTCGCTTGGACGTCGTGTCAGACACAGACGGGCACGTAGCTGTGCTGTACTGCGATTTGTTTTATCGTGAAGACAAGTCACCTAACCCTGCTCACTTTACCATCCGCTGTTCTCGCGCTATATCTGAGGATGAGATCTCAGAAGCAGCCGTCAGCACCAGCGAAGGTGGCCCCGCCTTTGGGTCACCCGAGTCGGCAGCGAACGACGGCATGGCTGCATCGCGCGGAGCCAGTGGAGGCCCGCTGAAGCAGCTGCCGACCATCGCGCTGGTGTGCGACTTCCCCCAGCGCGACAATCCCCTTAGCGGCTCCAAGAGCAAGCCAGCATCCCTGACTTTTGCATCACTTGAGACTCTTTTCCACGAGATGGGACACGCCATCCACTCCGTTTTAGCGCGGACCTCGTTCCAGAACGTAGCGGGCACTCGATGCGCGACAGACTTGGCCGAACTTCCATCCACCCTAATGGAATATTTCGCATCGGACCCGTCAGTGTTGTCGCTATTCGCCCGGCACGCCGAGACGGACGAGCCGTTAGACTATGACCTCTTGGCCGAGCGTGTCCGCTCTAGAGGCCGATTCGAGGGCTGCGACACGGACTACCAAATAATTCTGGCTATGCTGGATCAGGCGTACCACTCGCCCCTTGCCTCGTCAGAATCTTTCGACACGACACGCGCCTACCACGATTTGCAGCGCGAGCACAGCCCTCTGGGACCAGATCCTTCGTCGACGCGCTGGCAGGGCTTCTTCGGTCACCTGTTTGGCTACGGGAGCACCTACTACAGCTACCTGTTTGACCAGGTGCTCGCCGAGCGGGCGTGGAAGAAGGTCTTCTCGTCGGGCCAGGACGGTGCCGCGCTGAGCAGGGAAGCTGGTGAGCACCTCAAGGAGAGCCTGCTGAAGTGGGGCGGCAGCCGCGAGCCGTGGCGCTGCGTTTCGgacgttctcagggacgagAGGAtagctggcggcggcgaggaggccATGGCTCTGGTTGGCAGCTGGGGGACCAGCAACAAGTCAACCATGAAGCACTAA
- a CDS encoding mitochondrial thiamine pyrophosphate carrier 1, with translation MSAANTERLKDEGSKLQVVVAGATAGMIARFVIAPLDVVKIRLQLQTHSLSDPLSQRAELLRGGPVYKGTLSTMRHIARQEGITGLWKGNVPAELLYITYSAVQFATYRSAAQLLHRVAGEDRQLPAAAESFVAGAAAGVTSTTVTYPLDLLRTRFAAQGSGDDRVYQSLRRAVADIWRDEGYRGFFRGIGPAVGQTFPFMGIFFAAYESLRAPLADLKLPFWGGQLALASMTASTLAKTAVFPLDLVRRRIQVQGPTRSKYVHKNIPEYKGTFSTISTIARTEGFRGLYRGLTVSLIKSAPASAVTMWTYERVLRALITFQSGRQD, from the exons ATGTCAGCCGCCAACACAGAGCGTTTGAAAGATGAG GGCTCGAAATTACAGGTCGTTGTTGCGGGCGCAACGGCCGGGATGATAGCCCG CTTCGTCATCGCTCCTCTCGATGTCGTCAAAATTCGCCTCCAGCTGCAGACGCACTCGCTCTCCGACCCGCTGTCGCAGAGAGCGGAGCTGCTGCGTGGCGGGCCGGTGTACAAGGGCACCTTGTCTACTATGCGGCACATAGCCCGCCAGGAGGGGATCACGGGCCTCTGGAAGGGCAACGTTCCTGCCGAGCTGCTCTACATCACCTACTCGGCTGTGCAGTTCGCTACGTACCGAAGCGCGGCCCAGCTGCTTCACCGTGTGGCCGGCGAGGACCGCCAGCTCCCGGCCGCCGCGGAGTCCTTTGTGGCTGGCGCCGCCGCAGGAGTAACATCGACCACGGTTACGTACCCGCTCGATCTCCTGCGAACCCGCTTTGCTGCCCAGGGCAGTGGCGACGATCGCGTGTACCAGTCATTGCGTCGGGCCGTGGCGGATATCTGGCGCGACGAAGGTTATAGGGGTTTCTTCCGTGGGATAGGGCCAGCAGTCGGCCAGACGTTTCCCTTCATGGGTATCTTTTTCGCGGCCTACGAATCGTTGCGGGCTCCGCTGGCTGATCTAAAGCTTCCATTCTGGGGCGGACAGCTTGCCCTCGCGAGTATGACCGCTAGCACCCTGGCCAAGACGGCCGTCTTCCCGCTTGATCTCGTGCGCAGGCGGATTCAGGTTCAGGGGCCGACGAGGTCCAAATATGTGCACAAAAACATCCCAGAGTATAAAGGGACGTTTTCGACCATAAGCACAATAGCCAGGACTGAAGGCTTCAGGGGGCTATATCGCGGGCTGACTGTTAGTCTGATAAAATCAGCCCCAGCCAGTGCCGTGACTATGTGGACCTACGAAAGAGTGCTTAGAGCTCTCATTACATTCCAGTCCGGGAGGCAAGATTAG
- a CDS encoding superoxide dismutase, which produces MLRPALRIPLRRQIQPLRPLVQRRFEHLMPVLQKDKQQFLEHGIGPEDDQFLSARAVDLAWTQYMSLALKKLNRLTNGKENDVSTGRDSLRDLAIRTARDPLNAPTFNYASMAHNNHFFFDGLSSEPVEMPKLLREALEQDFGSIETLQREFLVTALAMFGPGFVWLVKTKTTAGRDVFRLLPTYLAGTPYPKAHYRRQPVDMNTADSQGPEANSVDGWMNKQQAAVSSDGSLEKTEKANGGISETSLTPVLCLNTWEHVWTTDYGIVYGEKERESKRLYVSRWWKHIDWDVVSSLANIRPRPEPKL; this is translated from the exons ATGTTGCGCCCAGCACTAAGAATACCGCTGAGGCGGCAAATACAGCCGTTGAGGCCGCTGGTCCAGCGCAGATTCGAGCACCTCATGCCGGTGCTGCAGAAAGACAAGCAGCAATTTCTCGAGCACGGCATCGGCCCCGAAGACGACCAGTTCCTTTCTGCCAGGGCTGTTGATCTTGCCTGGACTCAATACATGTCATTGGCATTAAAGAAGCTGAACAGGTTGACAAATG GCAAGGAAAACGACGTCAGCACCGGCCGCGACTCCCTGAGGGACCTGGCCATCCGCACCGCTCGCGATCCCCTCAACGCCCCTACCTTCAACTACGCCAGCATGGCGCACAACAACCACTTTTTCTTCGACGGTCTGTCCTCTGAGCCCGTCGAGATGCCAAAGCTgctgcgcgaggcgctcgagcAGGACTTTGGCAGCATCGAGACGCTTCAGCGTGAGTTCCTCGTCACGGCCCTCGCCATGTTCGGCCCGGGCTTCGTCTGGCTCGTCAAGACCAAGACCACGGCGGGCAGGGACGTCTTCCGCCTGCTGCCTACATACCTCGCCGGCACGCCCTACCCCAAGGCCCACTACCGCCGCCAGCCCGTCGACATGAACACCGCCGACAGCCAGGGCCCCGAGGCCAACAGCGTTGACGGCTGGATGAACAAGCAGCAGGCCGCCGTCTCGTCCGATGGCAGTCTGGAAAAGACCGAAAAGGCCAATGGCGGCATTTCCGAAACCAGCCTCACGCCCGTCCTGTGCCTCAACACCTGGGAGCATGTCTGGACTACCGACTACGGCATCGTCTACGGAGAGAAGGAGCGCGAGTCCAAGAGGCTGTATGTTAGCAGGTGGTGGAAACACATTGACTGGGATGTTGTTAGCAGCCTAGCCAACATCAGGCCCCGACCGGAACCGAAGTTGTAA